One genomic region from Opisthocomus hoazin isolate bOpiHoa1 chromosome Z, bOpiHoa1.hap1, whole genome shotgun sequence encodes:
- the MTX3 gene encoding metaxin-3 isoform X4: MATPMELSCWGGDWGLPSLHPESLTVMAYAKFSGAPLTVNPINNSWRAPKGDVPVLISEDIVISQPAKILNFLRKQKYNADYELSAKQGADTLAYIALLEEKLLPALLHTFWVEAENYCGVTKPWFASRIAFPLSLYLPGKMSREALNRILLTRGGPPLYSLTEVEAQIYRDAKECLNLLSQRLGTSQFFFGDTPTTLDAFVFGFLAPIYKVCFPRVQLQEHLKHLPNLCRFCDDILNCYFRVTVSDGRQPA, from the exons ATGGCGACTCCCatggagctgagctgctggggaggcGACTGGGGGCTGCCGTCGCTGCACCCGGAGTCTCTAACCGTCATG GCGTACGCCAAGTTTTCTGGTGCTCCTCTGACAGTGAATCCTATAAACAACTCCTGGAGAGCTCCGAAAG GAGATGTACCAGTCCTGATATCAGAAGACATTGTTATTTCTCAGCCGGCAAAAATACTAAACTTCTTAAGAAAACAG aaaTATAATGCGGATTATGAATTGTCCGCAAAACAAGGAGCTGATACACTGGCATACATTGCACTGCTTGAAGAGAAACTGCTTCCTGCTCTG CTGCACACTTTCTGGGTTGAAGCTGAAAATTACTGCGGTGTGACAAAACCATGGTTTGCCTCGAGGATTGCCTTCCCACTGAGTTTGTATCTGCCTGGAAAGATGTCCAGGGAAGCACTGAACAGGATCTTGCTGACCAGGGGAGGGCCTCCACTCTACAGCCTCACTGAAGTGGAAGCACAG ATATACAGGGATGCCAAGGAGTGCCTAAATCTCCTGTCGCAGAGATTGGGAACATCTCAGTTTTTCTTTGGAGATAC GCCTACCACCTTGGATGCCTTTGTGTTTGGTTTCCTTGCACCGATTTATAAAGTGTGCTTTCCCAGAGTACAATTACAAGAGCATTTGAAACATCTTCCCAATCTGTGTCGATTCTGTGATGATATTTTAAACTGCTACTTCAGGGTAACTGTCTCAG ATGGACGACAACCTGCGTAA
- the MTX3 gene encoding metaxin-3 isoform X2: MATPMELSCWGGDWGLPSLHPESLTVMAYAKFSGAPLTVNPINNSWRAPKGDVPVLISEDIVISQPAKILNFLRKQKYNADYELSAKQGADTLAYIALLEEKLLPALLHTFWVEAENYCGVTKPWFASRIAFPLSLYLPGKMSREALNRILLTRGGPPLYSLTEVEAQIYRDAKECLNLLSQRLGTSQFFFGDTPTTLDAFVFGFLAPIYKVCFPRVQLQEHLKHLPNLCRFCDDILNCYFRVTVSGHSPAGQDTADANLQKLTQLVNKESNLIEKIRLSLFLCRWTTTCVRVLSIRLES; encoded by the exons ATGGCGACTCCCatggagctgagctgctggggaggcGACTGGGGGCTGCCGTCGCTGCACCCGGAGTCTCTAACCGTCATG GCGTACGCCAAGTTTTCTGGTGCTCCTCTGACAGTGAATCCTATAAACAACTCCTGGAGAGCTCCGAAAG GAGATGTACCAGTCCTGATATCAGAAGACATTGTTATTTCTCAGCCGGCAAAAATACTAAACTTCTTAAGAAAACAG aaaTATAATGCGGATTATGAATTGTCCGCAAAACAAGGAGCTGATACACTGGCATACATTGCACTGCTTGAAGAGAAACTGCTTCCTGCTCTG CTGCACACTTTCTGGGTTGAAGCTGAAAATTACTGCGGTGTGACAAAACCATGGTTTGCCTCGAGGATTGCCTTCCCACTGAGTTTGTATCTGCCTGGAAAGATGTCCAGGGAAGCACTGAACAGGATCTTGCTGACCAGGGGAGGGCCTCCACTCTACAGCCTCACTGAAGTGGAAGCACAG ATATACAGGGATGCCAAGGAGTGCCTAAATCTCCTGTCGCAGAGATTGGGAACATCTCAGTTTTTCTTTGGAGATAC GCCTACCACCTTGGATGCCTTTGTGTTTGGTTTCCTTGCACCGATTTATAAAGTGTGCTTTCCCAGAGTACAATTACAAGAGCATTTGAAACATCTTCCCAATCTGTGTCGATTCTGTGATGATATTTTAAACTGCTACTTCAGGGTAACTGTCTCAG GCCATTCTCCTGCTGGACAGGATACAGCAGATGCTAATCTGCAGAAACTCACACAGCTTGTAAATAAGGAATCCAACCTGATTGAAAAG ATCCGGCTCTCATTATTTCTCTGCAGATGGACGACAACCTGCGTAAGAGTCCTCAGCATCCGCCTCGAAAGCTAA
- the MTX3 gene encoding metaxin-3 isoform X1 translates to MATPMELSCWGGDWGLPSLHPESLTVMAYAKFSGAPLTVNPINNSWRAPKGDVPVLISEDIVISQPAKILNFLRKQKYNADYELSAKQGADTLAYIALLEEKLLPALLHTFWVEAENYCGVTKPWFASRIAFPLSLYLPGKMSREALNRILLTRGGPPLYSLTEVEAQIYRDAKECLNLLSQRLGTSQFFFGDTPTTLDAFVFGFLAPIYKVCFPRVQLQEHLKHLPNLCRFCDDILNCYFRVTVSGHSPAGQDTADANLQKLTQLVNKESNLIEKMDDNLRKSPQHPPRKLTTLKLAAGGEESSPSNRLSP, encoded by the exons ATGGCGACTCCCatggagctgagctgctggggaggcGACTGGGGGCTGCCGTCGCTGCACCCGGAGTCTCTAACCGTCATG GCGTACGCCAAGTTTTCTGGTGCTCCTCTGACAGTGAATCCTATAAACAACTCCTGGAGAGCTCCGAAAG GAGATGTACCAGTCCTGATATCAGAAGACATTGTTATTTCTCAGCCGGCAAAAATACTAAACTTCTTAAGAAAACAG aaaTATAATGCGGATTATGAATTGTCCGCAAAACAAGGAGCTGATACACTGGCATACATTGCACTGCTTGAAGAGAAACTGCTTCCTGCTCTG CTGCACACTTTCTGGGTTGAAGCTGAAAATTACTGCGGTGTGACAAAACCATGGTTTGCCTCGAGGATTGCCTTCCCACTGAGTTTGTATCTGCCTGGAAAGATGTCCAGGGAAGCACTGAACAGGATCTTGCTGACCAGGGGAGGGCCTCCACTCTACAGCCTCACTGAAGTGGAAGCACAG ATATACAGGGATGCCAAGGAGTGCCTAAATCTCCTGTCGCAGAGATTGGGAACATCTCAGTTTTTCTTTGGAGATAC GCCTACCACCTTGGATGCCTTTGTGTTTGGTTTCCTTGCACCGATTTATAAAGTGTGCTTTCCCAGAGTACAATTACAAGAGCATTTGAAACATCTTCCCAATCTGTGTCGATTCTGTGATGATATTTTAAACTGCTACTTCAGGGTAACTGTCTCAG GCCATTCTCCTGCTGGACAGGATACAGCAGATGCTAATCTGCAGAAACTCACACAGCTTGTAAATAAGGAATCCAACCTGATTGAAAAG ATGGACGACAACCTGCGTAAGAGTCCTCAGCATCCGCCTCGAAAGCTAACAACGCTCAAGCTGGCTGCAGGTGGAGAAGAAAGCAGTCCATCAAATCGTTTGTCACCTTGA
- the MTX3 gene encoding metaxin-3 isoform X3: MATPMELSCWGGDWGLPSLHPESLTVMAYAKFSGAPLTVNPINNSWRAPKGDVPVLISEDIVISQPAKILNFLRKQKYNADYELSAKQGADTLAYIALLEEKLLPALLHTFWVEAENYCGVTKPWFASRIAFPLSLYLPGKMSREALNRILLTRGGPPLYSLTEVEAQIYRDAKECLNLLSQRLGTSQFFFGDTPTTLDAFVFGFLAPIYKVCFPRVQLQEHLKHLPNLCRFCDDILNCYFRVTVSDPALIISLQMDDNLRKSPQHPPRKLTTLKLAAGGEESSPSNRLSP, encoded by the exons ATGGCGACTCCCatggagctgagctgctggggaggcGACTGGGGGCTGCCGTCGCTGCACCCGGAGTCTCTAACCGTCATG GCGTACGCCAAGTTTTCTGGTGCTCCTCTGACAGTGAATCCTATAAACAACTCCTGGAGAGCTCCGAAAG GAGATGTACCAGTCCTGATATCAGAAGACATTGTTATTTCTCAGCCGGCAAAAATACTAAACTTCTTAAGAAAACAG aaaTATAATGCGGATTATGAATTGTCCGCAAAACAAGGAGCTGATACACTGGCATACATTGCACTGCTTGAAGAGAAACTGCTTCCTGCTCTG CTGCACACTTTCTGGGTTGAAGCTGAAAATTACTGCGGTGTGACAAAACCATGGTTTGCCTCGAGGATTGCCTTCCCACTGAGTTTGTATCTGCCTGGAAAGATGTCCAGGGAAGCACTGAACAGGATCTTGCTGACCAGGGGAGGGCCTCCACTCTACAGCCTCACTGAAGTGGAAGCACAG ATATACAGGGATGCCAAGGAGTGCCTAAATCTCCTGTCGCAGAGATTGGGAACATCTCAGTTTTTCTTTGGAGATAC GCCTACCACCTTGGATGCCTTTGTGTTTGGTTTCCTTGCACCGATTTATAAAGTGTGCTTTCCCAGAGTACAATTACAAGAGCATTTGAAACATCTTCCCAATCTGTGTCGATTCTGTGATGATATTTTAAACTGCTACTTCAGGGTAACTGTCTCAG ATCCGGCTCTCATTATTTCTCTGCAGATGGACGACAACCTGCGTAAGAGTCCTCAGCATCCGCCTCGAAAGCTAACAACGCTCAAGCTGGCTGCAGGTGGAGAAGAAAGCAGTCCATCAAATCGTTTGTCACCTTGA